In one Bradyrhizobium cosmicum genomic region, the following are encoded:
- a CDS encoding acyl-CoA dehydrogenase family protein: MHYRSSWMTEELDTFRDQFRKYLAKDLAPHAEKWRAQKMVDRFAWRGLGEMGALLASVPEEYGGLGATFAYDAAVLEDLESTVPELTTGVSVHSAIVAHYILNYGSEEQKKRWLPKMASGEMVGAIAMTEPGTGSDLQAVKTTAKKQGNSYVINGQKTFITNGQAADLIVVVARTGDVGAKGISLIVVETAGADGYKRGRNLDKIGLHASDTSELFFDNVTVPPENLLGNEEGKGFVQLMQQLPQERLALAVGAVAAMERAVRLTTEYTKERKAFGKPLMDFQNTAFTLAERKTEAMIARVFVDWCIERLIAGDLDTVTASMAKYWCSDKQVQTADECLQLFGGYGYMQEYPISRIFIDSRIQKIYGGTNEIMKLLIARSL, from the coding sequence ATGCATTACCGATCGTCGTGGATGACCGAAGAGCTGGATACGTTCCGCGACCAGTTCCGGAAGTATCTTGCCAAGGACCTGGCCCCGCATGCCGAGAAATGGCGCGCGCAGAAGATGGTCGACCGCTTTGCCTGGCGCGGGCTCGGCGAGATGGGCGCGCTGCTCGCCAGCGTACCGGAGGAATATGGCGGCCTGGGCGCCACCTTCGCCTATGACGCCGCCGTGCTGGAGGACCTCGAAAGCACGGTGCCGGAACTGACGACCGGCGTCTCCGTGCACAGCGCCATCGTCGCGCACTACATCCTCAACTACGGCTCGGAGGAGCAGAAGAAGCGGTGGCTGCCGAAGATGGCCTCCGGCGAGATGGTCGGCGCCATCGCCATGACCGAACCCGGCACCGGCTCGGACCTCCAGGCCGTCAAGACCACCGCGAAGAAGCAGGGCAATTCCTACGTCATCAACGGCCAGAAGACGTTCATCACCAACGGCCAGGCCGCCGATCTCATCGTGGTCGTCGCCCGCACCGGCGATGTCGGCGCCAAGGGCATTTCCCTGATCGTCGTCGAGACCGCGGGCGCGGACGGTTACAAGCGCGGGCGTAACCTCGACAAGATCGGCCTGCACGCCTCCGACACGTCGGAGCTGTTCTTCGACAACGTCACGGTGCCGCCGGAAAACCTGCTCGGCAATGAGGAAGGCAAGGGCTTCGTCCAGTTGATGCAGCAATTGCCGCAGGAGCGCCTCGCGCTCGCGGTCGGCGCTGTCGCCGCGATGGAGCGCGCGGTCAGGCTCACCACCGAGTACACCAAGGAGCGAAAGGCGTTCGGCAAGCCGCTGATGGACTTCCAGAACACCGCCTTCACGCTCGCCGAGCGCAAGACCGAAGCGATGATCGCGCGCGTCTTCGTCGACTGGTGCATCGAGCGCCTGATCGCCGGGGATCTCGACACCGTCACGGCGTCGATGGCGAAATACTGGTGCTCGGACAAGCAGGTCCAGACCGCCGACGAATGCCTCCAGCTGTTCGGCGGCTACGGCTACATGCAGGAATACCCGATCTCGCGCATCTTCATCGATTCCCGCATCCAGAAGATCTACGGCGGCACCAACGAGATCATGAAGCTGCTGATCGCGAGGTCGCTGTAG
- a CDS encoding SDR family NAD(P)-dependent oxidoreductase, producing the protein MAKLQGKVALVTGSGRGIGRAIALKLAREGAKVVVNDLDAEPGNAVVAEIKALGGDAAAVNGSVSESGFADRFVGAALDKFGGLDIIVNNAGYTWDSTIQKMTDEQFQAMLDVHLVAPFRLLRAAAEPIRVFARKEAEEGREVFRKVVNISSIAGLYGNAGQASYSSAKASLIGLTRTMCKEWGRYKVNVNCVAFGLIKTRLTQPIEAQQKTIDVAGRDIKVGVQPHMLEAMSRMIPLGRGGTPEEAADAVYLFCSPESNYISGQVVVAGGGLIV; encoded by the coding sequence ATGGCAAAGCTGCAAGGAAAGGTCGCGCTCGTCACCGGCTCGGGCCGCGGCATCGGGCGCGCGATCGCACTGAAGCTGGCGCGCGAAGGCGCCAAGGTCGTCGTCAACGATCTCGATGCCGAGCCTGGTAACGCCGTGGTGGCGGAGATCAAGGCGCTCGGCGGCGACGCCGCCGCCGTGAACGGCAGCGTCTCGGAATCAGGTTTCGCCGACCGCTTCGTCGGGGCTGCGCTGGACAAGTTCGGCGGGCTCGACATCATCGTCAACAATGCCGGCTACACCTGGGATTCGACAATCCAGAAGATGACGGACGAGCAGTTCCAGGCCATGCTGGACGTCCATCTCGTCGCTCCGTTCCGGCTCCTGCGCGCGGCCGCCGAGCCGATCCGGGTCTTCGCCCGGAAGGAAGCCGAGGAAGGCCGCGAGGTATTCCGCAAGGTCGTGAACATCTCCTCGATCGCCGGCCTGTACGGCAATGCGGGTCAGGCCAGCTATTCCTCGGCCAAGGCCTCGCTCATCGGGCTGACGCGCACCATGTGCAAGGAGTGGGGCCGCTACAAGGTCAACGTCAATTGTGTCGCTTTCGGCCTTATCAAAACCCGCCTGACACAACCGATCGAGGCACAGCAGAAAACCATCGACGTCGCCGGCCGCGACATCAAGGTGGGCGTGCAGCCGCACATGCTGGAGGCGATGTCGCGCATGATCCCGCTCGGCCGCGGCGGCACGCCGGAAGAGGCGGCCGATGCCGTCTATCTGTTCTGCAGCCCGGAATCCAATTATATCAGCGGCCAGGTGGTCGTCGCCGGTGGCGGCCTGATTGTCTGA
- a CDS encoding MaoC family dehydratase: protein MTASGDIRAGDRLVHKVFPPITRHTLALYCGASGDHNPIHVDIDFAKAAGFPDVFAHGMLVMAYLGQALTDVVPPSRLRSFSTRFVAITQLGAKLTCEGTVTELFAVDGERRARLALTTRDDRGEVKLEGNAIVAL from the coding sequence ATGACGGCATCCGGAGACATCAGGGCCGGCGACCGTCTCGTCCACAAGGTCTTTCCACCGATCACCCGCCACACGCTCGCGCTCTACTGCGGTGCATCGGGCGACCATAATCCGATCCACGTCGATATCGACTTTGCCAAGGCCGCCGGATTTCCGGATGTGTTCGCGCACGGCATGCTGGTGATGGCCTATCTCGGGCAGGCGCTCACGGATGTGGTGCCACCGTCGAGGCTCCGCAGTTTTTCGACCCGGTTCGTCGCCATCACCCAGCTTGGCGCCAAGCTGACCTGCGAAGGCACCGTGACCGAACTCTTCGCCGTAGACGGCGAGCGGCGCGCAAGGCTCGCACTCACCACCAGGGACGATCGCGGCGAGGTCAAGCTCGAAGGCAACGCCATCGTCGCGCTGTAA
- a CDS encoding MaoC family dehydratase N-terminal domain-containing protein — MVDQSAVGRCFTPVTARVEPGRLRYFLNTLDERNPVYRNADAARAAGFTGTPVPPTYLFCLEMTDVDDPFEMFTALGIDLARVLHGEQSFVYHAPVLVGDTLTFQPSVTSVMEKKGGAMTLIGIRCEVTNQDGVHVADTARTIVVRNEVAS, encoded by the coding sequence ATGGTCGATCAGTCAGCCGTAGGGCGCTGCTTCACGCCCGTCACCGCTCGCGTGGAGCCGGGTCGCCTTCGCTACTTCCTCAATACGCTGGATGAAAGGAACCCGGTCTACCGCAACGCAGATGCTGCGCGGGCGGCGGGTTTCACCGGCACGCCGGTGCCGCCGACCTATTTGTTCTGCCTCGAGATGACGGACGTCGACGACCCCTTCGAGATGTTCACCGCGCTCGGCATCGACCTCGCCCGCGTGCTGCATGGCGAGCAGAGCTTCGTCTATCACGCGCCGGTTCTGGTCGGCGACACCCTGACGTTCCAGCCGAGCGTGACCAGCGTGATGGAGAAGAAGGGCGGCGCGATGACGCTGATTGGCATCCGATGCGAGGTGACCAATCAGGACGGCGTGCATGTCGCCGATACCGCGCGCACCATCGTCGTGCGCAACGAGGTGGCGTCATGA
- a CDS encoding lipid-transfer protein, with the protein MSDVIVAGVGMIPFTKPGASAPYHEMGTEATRLALADAGLGYETVQQAYVGYVYGDSTCGQRALYHVGMTGIPIVNVNNNCSTGSTALFMARQMIASGALDCVLAVGFEQMKPGALGSVYTDRPSAFEEFDAAADRLIDAPGIPLALRYFGGAGLSHMKKYGTPLDAFAKVRAKASRHARNNPLALFRKEVTADDVMNDQVIWPGVMTRLMACPPTCGGAAAVLVSERFADKHGIGKEVRIAAQAMTTDTPSTFQAGDMMQLVGYDMAKEAASRVYESAGVGPDDLDVVELHDCFAHNELITYEALGLCGEGEAGKFINDGDNTYGGRIVTNPSGGLLSKGHPLGATGLAQCYELTRQLRGTAGPTQVEGAKVALQHNLGLGGACVVTLYKRH; encoded by the coding sequence ATGTCTGACGTCATCGTCGCAGGGGTCGGCATGATCCCCTTCACCAAGCCGGGCGCCAGCGCGCCCTATCACGAGATGGGGACGGAGGCGACCAGGCTCGCGCTCGCCGACGCCGGCCTCGGCTACGAGACGGTTCAGCAGGCCTATGTCGGATATGTCTACGGCGATTCCACCTGCGGGCAGCGGGCGCTCTACCATGTCGGGATGACCGGCATCCCCATCGTCAACGTCAACAACAATTGCTCGACAGGCTCGACCGCGCTGTTCATGGCGCGGCAGATGATCGCGAGCGGCGCGCTGGATTGCGTGCTGGCGGTCGGCTTCGAGCAGATGAAGCCCGGCGCGCTCGGCAGCGTCTATACCGATCGTCCGAGCGCATTCGAGGAATTCGACGCGGCTGCGGACCGGCTGATTGATGCCCCCGGTATTCCGCTGGCGCTACGCTATTTCGGCGGCGCCGGCCTCAGCCACATGAAGAAATACGGCACCCCACTGGACGCCTTCGCCAAGGTGCGCGCCAAGGCGAGCCGCCACGCCCGGAACAATCCGCTGGCACTCTTTCGCAAGGAGGTCACGGCGGACGACGTGATGAACGATCAGGTGATCTGGCCGGGCGTGATGACGCGCCTGATGGCGTGCCCGCCGACCTGCGGCGGTGCCGCCGCCGTGCTGGTGTCCGAACGGTTTGCGGACAAGCATGGCATCGGCAAAGAGGTACGCATCGCGGCGCAGGCCATGACTACCGACACGCCGTCGACCTTCCAGGCCGGCGACATGATGCAGCTCGTCGGCTACGACATGGCAAAGGAGGCGGCAAGCCGGGTTTACGAGAGCGCCGGCGTCGGGCCTGACGATCTCGATGTCGTCGAGTTGCACGACTGCTTTGCCCACAACGAGCTCATCACCTACGAGGCGCTCGGCCTCTGCGGCGAGGGCGAGGCCGGCAAGTTCATCAATGACGGCGACAACACCTATGGTGGCCGGATCGTGACAAACCCGTCCGGCGGATTGCTGTCGAAGGGGCATCCGCTCGGCGCCACCGGACTTGCGCAGTGTTACGAGCTGACGCGGCAGTTGCGCGGCACGGCTGGTCCGACGCAGGTCGAGGGGGCAAAGGTCGCGCTCCAGCACAATCTCGGCCTCGGCGGCGCCTGTGTCGTTACGCTCTACAAGCGGCACTGA
- a CDS encoding TetR/AcrR family transcriptional regulator, which produces MASAPSIPPPSAPPSPWLPFESRRRARDEKREAVLRAAVQLFLEQGYHRVTLNEVADRLNITKPALYNYFRGKDEILFECWSMGAELVDSVITEIAAGGGSGLARLRKLVHAYAALMATDFGASLVRFDLRDLAERNAGVARAAKKRIDATFRRYIAAGIADGSIRPCDPKLAAFAIAGSLNWIGHWYRRDGGLSPSEIADEFTVRLTEGLATESRQKIAKKTPRAPQGRNSGRKTTGTKRTGGGTG; this is translated from the coding sequence ATGGCTTCAGCGCCGTCCATTCCGCCGCCCTCGGCGCCGCCTTCCCCTTGGCTGCCGTTCGAGAGCAGGCGCCGCGCCCGCGACGAGAAGCGCGAGGCGGTGCTGCGCGCCGCCGTGCAGCTCTTCCTGGAGCAGGGCTATCATCGCGTGACCCTGAACGAGGTCGCTGATCGGCTGAACATCACCAAGCCCGCGCTGTACAATTACTTCCGGGGCAAGGACGAAATCCTGTTCGAGTGCTGGTCGATGGGCGCCGAGCTCGTGGACAGTGTGATCACGGAGATTGCCGCCGGCGGTGGTTCGGGCCTCGCCAGGCTGCGCAAGCTGGTGCACGCCTATGCCGCGCTGATGGCAACCGATTTCGGCGCGAGCCTGGTGCGATTCGACCTCCGTGATCTGGCCGAGCGGAACGCCGGTGTCGCCCGCGCCGCCAAGAAGCGGATCGACGCCACGTTCCGGCGATACATCGCCGCGGGCATTGCCGACGGTTCGATCAGGCCTTGCGATCCCAAGCTTGCGGCATTCGCGATCGCGGGCTCGCTCAACTGGATCGGCCACTGGTATCGCCGTGACGGCGGGCTGTCGCCGAGCGAAATCGCCGACGAGTTCACGGTTCGCCTGACCGAAGGCCTGGCGACCGAAAGCCGGCAGAAAATAGCAAAGAAGACGCCGAGGGCGCCGCAAGGGCGTAACTCAGGACGCAAAACAACAGGGACGAAACGCACAGGAGGAGGAACGGGATGA
- a CDS encoding acyl-CoA synthetase: MNVTHGLRRALQINPNGPATVYGQRRRSWGELGERVARLAGGLRTRGIKDGDRVAVLSFNSDRYLELYLAIGWAGGVIVPLNIRWSALENEDALRDCRASVLLVDKAFAQVGAQLAGAIPGLKLIYADDGEGPAGMESHEDLVAASAPVADAMREGEDLAGIFYTGGTTGRSKGVMLSHQNLMANALNALGEGLFPASTTYLHAAPMFHLANGAAMYSLLLSGGSNVIVQGFTPEGVMAAMQNERVTDVLLVPTMIQMLVDHPAIGNYDLSSLKHIIYGASPISEAVLDRAARALPHVRFTQAYGMTELSPIATLLHADEHVGEGRRKGRHRGAGRATLGCEVRIVDENDRPVPAGSVGEIVVRGDTVMMGYWERPEETARAVIDGWMHTGDGGYMDEDGFIYVVDRVKDMIISGGENVYSIEVENALAQHPSVLQCAVIGVPNEQWGEQVHAVVVKRSGVEVSPGELIEFTKTLIAGYKCPRSIEITETPLPLSGAGKVLKRELRRPFWDGRERRVS; encoded by the coding sequence ATGAACGTCACACATGGGCTACGGCGCGCGTTGCAGATTAACCCGAACGGGCCCGCCACCGTCTATGGCCAGCGGCGCCGCAGTTGGGGGGAGCTTGGCGAGCGCGTTGCAAGGCTGGCCGGCGGCCTGCGCACCCGCGGCATCAAGGACGGTGATCGCGTCGCCGTGCTGTCCTTTAACTCGGATCGCTATCTCGAGCTTTATCTGGCGATAGGTTGGGCAGGCGGCGTGATCGTGCCGCTCAACATTCGCTGGAGCGCCCTTGAAAACGAGGACGCGCTGCGCGATTGCCGTGCCTCCGTTCTGCTGGTCGACAAGGCCTTTGCGCAGGTTGGCGCGCAGCTCGCTGGCGCCATTCCGGGGCTGAAGCTGATCTATGCCGACGACGGCGAGGGGCCGGCCGGAATGGAGAGCCATGAGGATCTGGTCGCGGCCAGCGCTCCGGTTGCCGATGCCATGCGCGAGGGCGAAGATCTCGCCGGCATCTTCTACACCGGCGGCACCACCGGACGTTCGAAGGGCGTGATGCTCAGTCACCAGAACCTGATGGCCAATGCCCTCAACGCTCTCGGAGAAGGCCTTTTCCCGGCGAGCACGACTTATCTGCATGCGGCACCGATGTTTCATCTCGCGAACGGGGCCGCGATGTATTCGCTGCTGCTCTCCGGCGGCTCAAACGTGATCGTTCAGGGCTTCACTCCCGAGGGCGTGATGGCTGCGATGCAGAACGAGCGCGTCACCGACGTGCTGCTGGTCCCCACGATGATCCAGATGCTTGTCGATCACCCCGCGATTGGAAACTACGACCTGTCGTCGCTCAAGCACATCATCTATGGGGCCTCGCCCATCAGCGAGGCGGTGCTCGACCGTGCCGCGCGCGCATTGCCGCATGTACGTTTCACCCAGGCTTACGGCATGACCGAATTGTCGCCAATCGCGACGTTGCTGCACGCCGATGAGCATGTCGGGGAGGGGCGCAGAAAGGGCCGTCATCGCGGTGCTGGCCGTGCCACGCTCGGCTGCGAGGTACGGATCGTCGACGAGAACGACCGGCCCGTGCCGGCAGGGTCCGTCGGCGAGATCGTGGTGCGCGGCGATACCGTGATGATGGGCTATTGGGAGCGGCCCGAGGAGACCGCGCGGGCCGTCATTGACGGCTGGATGCACACGGGCGATGGCGGCTACATGGACGAGGACGGGTTCATCTATGTCGTCGATCGCGTCAAGGACATGATCATCTCGGGCGGCGAGAATGTGTACTCGATCGAGGTCGAGAACGCGCTGGCGCAGCACCCGTCGGTGCTGCAATGTGCGGTCATCGGAGTTCCCAATGAGCAATGGGGAGAGCAGGTCCATGCCGTCGTGGTCAAGCGCAGCGGCGTGGAGGTTTCGCCCGGTGAGCTGATCGAGTTCACGAAGACGTTGATTGCCGGCTACAAATGTCCCCGCAGCATCGAGATCACCGAGACGCCGCTGCCGCTGTCGGGCGCCGGCAAGGTGCTGAAGCGCGAGCTGCGCAGGCCGTTCTGGGATGGTCGGGAACGGCGGGTCAGCTAA